One genomic region from Arthrobacter sp. D5-1 encodes:
- a CDS encoding FAD-dependent oxidoreductase yields the protein MTHLPNRVAVIGASVASAMLIERSRELGFAGEFIVIDSDPNAPYDRPPLSKQFLLGTGPVEPAEWWPEATPILNAKAIGLHTDKRTVLTDKLGEVAADAVVISTGAGSIRLPNEPAGVLSLRTAQDALALRSAVDAGAASAIIIGAGTIGAELASTLAQRGLAVTVVDLAPQPMQRFFSGHLGEEAKAWMHQAGVVTHFGVAVESIQKTDAQWTVRVSGLDLHADLVISAVGARPHTEWLTYSELDISNGVRCTADGKALLTSGEIADGIFAIGDVSARQAEDKTFRRFESWTQAQRHGAALAEYFAGFNSSELEQAPYGWTEQFGRKVQVHGMLPPAGELVQVYAAEERNAALYRIGSAEEDVAWIGVNAPRQFSRASLGMSLLS from the coding sequence GTGACACATCTGCCAAACCGGGTTGCGGTCATTGGCGCTTCGGTTGCGTCGGCGATGCTGATTGAACGCAGCCGCGAGCTGGGCTTTGCAGGCGAATTTATCGTCATTGATTCAGACCCGAACGCGCCCTACGACCGGCCCCCGCTGTCCAAGCAATTCCTTCTTGGCACTGGTCCCGTCGAACCGGCCGAGTGGTGGCCGGAGGCTACGCCGATCCTCAATGCAAAGGCCATCGGGCTGCACACCGACAAGCGGACTGTCCTGACGGACAAGCTCGGAGAAGTAGCGGCTGACGCGGTCGTCATCTCCACCGGAGCCGGCTCAATCCGGCTGCCGAACGAGCCAGCGGGCGTTCTCAGCCTCAGAACCGCCCAGGACGCCCTTGCCCTGCGCAGCGCCGTGGATGCAGGAGCTGCCAGTGCGATCATCATCGGCGCCGGAACCATTGGTGCGGAACTGGCATCTACACTCGCCCAGCGTGGGCTTGCCGTCACGGTAGTGGATTTGGCTCCGCAACCAATGCAGCGCTTCTTTTCAGGACATCTGGGAGAGGAAGCGAAGGCATGGATGCATCAGGCCGGTGTCGTAACTCATTTTGGGGTTGCTGTGGAATCCATTCAGAAAACGGATGCGCAGTGGACGGTCCGGGTCAGCGGCCTGGACCTGCACGCCGACCTGGTGATCAGCGCTGTCGGCGCACGCCCCCACACCGAATGGCTGACCTACAGCGAGCTCGACATTTCCAACGGAGTCCGTTGCACTGCGGACGGGAAAGCCCTGCTGACCAGCGGTGAAATCGCCGACGGGATCTTCGCTATCGGAGACGTTTCGGCCCGGCAGGCCGAGGACAAAACCTTTCGGCGGTTCGAGAGTTGGACCCAGGCCCAACGGCATGGCGCAGCCTTGGCTGAATACTTTGCAGGCTTCAACTCCAGCGAACTGGAACAGGCTCCGTACGGGTGGACGGAGCAGTTCGGCCGAAAGGTACAGGTACACGGAATGCTTCCGCCGGCAGGCGAACTTGTACAGGTATACGCTGCGGAGGAACGCAACGCCGCCCTGTACCGGATTGGATCTGCGGAGGAGGACGTGGCTTGGATCGGCGTCAACGCGCCAAGGCAGTTCAGCCGGGCCTCCCTGGGCATGAGCCTTCTAAGCTGA
- a CDS encoding gamma-glutamyl-gamma-aminobutyrate hydrolase family protein: MRSPLIAISAARQTVDTAFGPMPSTVQNMAYANGVLAAGGRPAILPSTATIPDAALEGFDGLILTGGGDISPRLYGEDPVDTVYDVCDIRDDFEIELYNEAMLRGLPILATCRGMQLVNVIRGGNLVQEVSPDRGHWQDHPSHEPWHQVQLEPGSELARIAKDLTIPVNSYHHQGLGKLGTGLRVVGREGDVIEAIEADDARLIGVQWHPEHMVDYHEAQKALFVDLVEKAAAYAQSQKPLQEQFS, from the coding sequence ATGAGGTCGCCCCTTATTGCCATTTCCGCGGCCCGGCAGACCGTCGATACCGCCTTCGGCCCGATGCCTTCAACGGTCCAGAACATGGCCTACGCCAACGGCGTGCTTGCCGCAGGCGGCCGTCCCGCCATTCTTCCGTCCACGGCAACGATCCCGGATGCGGCGCTTGAAGGGTTCGACGGGCTGATCCTCACCGGCGGCGGTGACATCAGCCCCCGGTTGTATGGCGAGGACCCGGTCGACACTGTTTATGACGTGTGCGACATCAGGGACGACTTCGAAATCGAGCTTTACAACGAGGCCATGCTCCGCGGCCTGCCCATCCTGGCCACTTGCCGGGGGATGCAGCTAGTCAACGTTATTCGAGGCGGAAACCTCGTCCAGGAAGTGAGCCCGGACAGGGGGCACTGGCAGGACCATCCCTCTCATGAACCATGGCACCAGGTACAGCTGGAGCCCGGTTCCGAACTTGCCCGGATCGCCAAAGACCTGACCATTCCCGTGAACAGCTACCACCACCAGGGCTTGGGAAAGCTCGGAACAGGCCTTCGTGTCGTGGGACGGGAAGGCGACGTTATCGAAGCAATTGAAGCCGACGATGCCCGCCTCATCGGAGTCCAATGGCATCCCGAGCACATGGTCGACTACCACGAAGCCCAGAAGGCCCTCTTCGTCGATCTCGTGGAGAAGGCCGCAGCGTACGCACAGTCACAGAAACCACTTCAGGAGCAATTCTCATGA
- a CDS encoding SDR family oxidoreductase, translated as MTTHPGKIAAVTGAASGNGLAIAEKLLKEGATVVALDRDEAALERLIGQHPEMVPVVMDVADEASVRSGMAEIDAKFGRLDTLVNNAGIVKGSNFDDVSVAEWDQVFAVNSTGPFLVSQAARPLLEKGAAARGDDSTSAIVNITSVEAHIVIASSGHPQVHYNASKGALLMFTKALAIETAASKIRVNAVAPGFIETPFTKSVLENQDAVKFLLDRTPLGRIGRPSDVANAVAFLASDEASWVTGTTIHVDGGWLVY; from the coding sequence ATGACCACTCACCCCGGAAAGATCGCTGCAGTCACCGGAGCCGCGTCCGGAAACGGCCTTGCCATCGCAGAAAAGCTACTCAAGGAGGGCGCCACCGTCGTAGCCCTCGACCGTGACGAGGCCGCGCTCGAACGTCTGATCGGCCAGCACCCGGAAATGGTGCCTGTTGTTATGGACGTCGCCGACGAAGCCTCGGTCCGCAGCGGCATGGCCGAGATCGACGCAAAATTCGGCCGGCTCGACACCCTCGTCAACAACGCAGGCATCGTCAAGGGCAGCAACTTCGACGACGTGAGCGTAGCGGAATGGGACCAGGTCTTCGCCGTGAACTCCACCGGACCGTTCCTGGTCAGCCAGGCCGCACGGCCGCTGCTGGAGAAGGGCGCTGCCGCCCGGGGCGACGATTCAACCAGTGCCATCGTCAACATCACCTCTGTCGAGGCCCACATCGTCATCGCCAGCAGCGGACACCCCCAGGTCCACTACAACGCATCCAAGGGTGCACTTCTTATGTTCACGAAGGCTTTGGCCATCGAAACCGCAGCTTCCAAAATCCGCGTCAACGCTGTCGCCCCCGGCTTCATCGAGACCCCATTCACCAAGTCCGTGCTGGAGAACCAGGACGCCGTGAAGTTCCTCCTCGACCGCACGCCGCTCGGACGAATCGGACGGCCCTCCGACGTTGCCAACGCAGTCGCATTCCTGGCCAGCGACGAGGCCAGCTGGGTGACCGGTACCACCATCCACGTCGACGGCGGTTGGCTGGTTTACTGA
- a CDS encoding cytochrome P450, producing the protein MSTETERGLSHNKSDFDFHGRSLDNIFDEYQDILANGPVGHSNKYGGFWYITKSEDIFNAEQDPDTFAVGPSMLLPAFGTDVPLIPIDIDPPTHADFRKILLPMFTPMNISKLTPGMRETAQQLCQEVLTAGDVVDVSAKLARPMPTIIFSRLAGYPEQDWPIFDRWIDEIIYERTAHPETAYAAGRELNDYFDRLLDEREKAGPEADASNDLITQLLKAEVKGRKLTREELLSYCYLLFLAGLDTTAWAIRSALWYLAGNPQAQQQLREDPDLIPTAAEEFLRTLSPVQAMARTAKKDTVVRGQEIKAGERVVLVFGAGNRDPEVYEEPNDIKIDREDNRHLAFGGGIHRCLGSNLGRAEMVIAMEEFLKAVPHFERANDDEPWHGVGPLTLKIGA; encoded by the coding sequence ATGAGCACAGAAACTGAGCGGGGACTCAGCCACAACAAGTCAGACTTTGACTTCCACGGACGGTCGCTCGACAACATTTTCGACGAATACCAGGACATCCTGGCCAACGGCCCTGTTGGGCACAGCAACAAGTATGGAGGCTTTTGGTACATCACCAAAAGCGAAGATATCTTCAACGCCGAGCAGGACCCCGACACCTTCGCTGTCGGACCCTCAATGCTCCTCCCGGCGTTCGGCACTGACGTCCCCCTGATTCCTATCGACATCGATCCCCCGACCCACGCTGACTTCCGCAAAATTCTGCTGCCGATGTTCACCCCCATGAACATCTCAAAGCTGACACCCGGCATGCGGGAGACCGCTCAGCAGCTGTGCCAGGAAGTCCTCACAGCCGGCGACGTCGTTGATGTCTCGGCAAAGCTTGCCCGCCCGATGCCGACCATTATCTTCAGCCGCCTGGCCGGATATCCGGAACAGGACTGGCCAATCTTCGACCGGTGGATCGACGAAATCATCTATGAGCGGACCGCGCATCCGGAAACCGCATATGCGGCCGGACGCGAACTCAACGACTACTTCGACCGCCTTCTCGACGAACGGGAAAAGGCCGGACCGGAAGCGGACGCCAGCAATGACCTGATCACCCAGCTTCTCAAAGCGGAAGTGAAAGGTCGGAAGCTCACGCGTGAAGAGCTGCTGTCGTACTGCTACCTCCTCTTCCTCGCCGGGCTGGACACGACCGCCTGGGCGATCCGTTCCGCCCTCTGGTACCTGGCCGGCAACCCGCAGGCCCAGCAGCAGTTGCGGGAAGACCCGGACCTGATCCCCACCGCAGCAGAAGAATTCCTGCGGACCCTCTCCCCGGTCCAGGCCATGGCCCGCACCGCGAAGAAGGACACAGTTGTCCGGGGCCAGGAAATCAAGGCTGGCGAACGCGTAGTGCTCGTCTTCGGCGCGGGCAACCGTGACCCGGAGGTCTACGAAGAACCCAATGACATCAAGATTGACCGTGAAGACAACCGCCACCTGGCCTTCGGCGGAGGGATACACCGGTGCCTCGGCTCGAACCTTGGCCGCGCCGAAATGGTTATCGCCATGGAGGAATTCCTGAAGGCTGTCCCTCACTTCGAACGGGCGAATGACGACGAACCGTGGCACGGCGTCGGCCCGCTTACCCTCAAGATTGGAGCTTGA
- a CDS encoding ferredoxin gives MGELWVDGGRCQGHARCWALAPETFEIDEEGYAHVIPGRENSGDEPNVRKAIRNCPERAILERETNEASEKASEVSAS, from the coding sequence ATGGGAGAACTTTGGGTCGACGGAGGGCGTTGCCAAGGCCACGCCCGGTGCTGGGCTCTGGCACCCGAAACCTTTGAGATCGACGAGGAAGGCTACGCGCACGTCATTCCTGGCCGCGAAAACAGCGGCGATGAACCCAACGTCCGCAAGGCCATCCGGAACTGCCCCGAACGGGCAATCCTGGAACGTGAAACGAACGAGGCCAGCGAGAAAGCATCAGAGGTTTCGGCATCGTGA
- a CDS encoding glutamine synthetase family protein, with amino-acid sequence MNPITQVPEDLHELEAIDMQDQSSAASAHDELQKFVSDNDIKTFKVGVVDLDGVWRGKRIPARYFLESVAERGTNICNIIFGWDIQDEIISDLSYTGWDTGYPDVTLLPDLSTLKVVPGEPGVASVICDAYEMSGEPAAICPRSILKRVVQKAEDLGYSPVCAYEFEFYLLKGTPTDLAAKDWRDLTPITAGSHTYSLVRDTGTEFLIGEIRRRLSEQDIFIEASNSENGPGQFEMNIHYSDALAAADNALRLKATVKEVAAEAGYTASFMAKINPEWAGSSGHMHQSLWDPQSGKSAFANAEEPGELSAIGYNYLAGVVETAPELTALYLPTINSYKRTEGGQWAGSSATWGLDNRTVAIRSIPSKSSAARIENRVPGADANPYLVIAANIAAGLHGVEQELTAPKRVEGNAYALEEGHQVKQLPGTLDQAIEQFEKSEVAKAYFGETFVTHYVQTRRWELRKLQTSVTDFEIARYLERI; translated from the coding sequence GTGAATCCCATCACACAGGTCCCGGAGGACCTCCACGAACTCGAGGCCATCGACATGCAGGATCAATCCTCAGCCGCGTCAGCGCATGACGAACTGCAAAAGTTCGTCTCCGACAACGACATCAAAACGTTCAAAGTGGGCGTCGTGGACCTGGACGGCGTATGGCGCGGCAAGCGCATCCCTGCCAGGTACTTCCTGGAAAGCGTCGCTGAGCGCGGAACGAATATCTGCAACATCATCTTCGGCTGGGACATTCAGGACGAAATCATTTCTGATCTCAGCTACACGGGGTGGGACACGGGTTACCCTGACGTGACGCTCCTCCCCGATCTCAGTACCCTGAAGGTCGTTCCCGGGGAACCCGGCGTGGCTTCCGTCATTTGCGACGCCTACGAGATGTCGGGCGAGCCGGCGGCAATCTGTCCCCGGAGCATTCTCAAGCGAGTCGTGCAGAAAGCCGAAGACCTTGGATACTCGCCAGTCTGCGCCTACGAGTTCGAGTTCTACCTGCTCAAAGGCACCCCGACGGACCTTGCCGCCAAGGACTGGCGCGACCTGACCCCCATCACAGCGGGCAGTCACACCTACAGCCTCGTCAGGGACACAGGCACCGAGTTCCTCATCGGTGAGATCCGACGCCGCCTGTCTGAGCAGGACATTTTCATCGAGGCCAGCAACAGTGAAAACGGTCCAGGCCAGTTCGAGATGAACATCCACTATTCGGATGCTCTCGCAGCCGCAGACAACGCCCTCCGGCTAAAGGCCACCGTCAAGGAGGTTGCAGCTGAGGCCGGCTACACGGCATCATTCATGGCCAAGATCAACCCGGAGTGGGCCGGCTCCTCCGGGCACATGCACCAGAGCCTTTGGGATCCGCAGTCGGGCAAGTCCGCCTTCGCCAATGCCGAGGAGCCCGGCGAACTGAGCGCCATCGGATACAACTACCTGGCCGGCGTCGTCGAGACGGCACCGGAGCTCACGGCCCTCTACCTGCCCACCATCAACTCTTACAAGCGGACCGAAGGCGGGCAGTGGGCCGGATCCAGCGCCACCTGGGGCCTGGACAACCGAACGGTCGCCATCAGGTCCATCCCGTCAAAGAGCAGCGCCGCACGCATCGAAAACCGGGTACCGGGCGCTGACGCCAATCCCTACCTGGTCATCGCCGCTAACATCGCTGCCGGCCTGCACGGCGTGGAGCAGGAACTGACCGCCCCGAAGCGGGTGGAAGGAAACGCCTACGCCCTGGAGGAAGGACACCAGGTAAAGCAGCTGCCCGGAACACTCGACCAGGCCATCGAACAGTTCGAAAAAAGCGAGGTCGCCAAGGCGTACTTCGGCGAAACCTTCGTGACCCACTACGTCCAGACGAGGCGCTGGGAGCTCCGCAAGCTTCAGACCAGCGTCACCGACTTCGAAATCGCACGGTACCTGGAACGCATCTAG